CCGTAGCCCGCACTCAGGCTTAGCCAGGCGGGCAGCCACCGGGGCTTGTGGTGAAAGTAGGCCGAGATAGGGGTGCTGATCCAGTAGGTTTGTCCGTTGTAGTCCTTTATCACCTGGCTTAGGCCGCTGCCCAGCAGCTCCGTGTTTTGCCGGGCATAGGGGCTGGGCCAGAAGCTGAACTTGGGCTGCAGGCGCTGCTCGCGCCACAGCAGCTCATTCAGGATGGCCAGGCTGCTGCCGCTGGCGTTGGCCACCAGGTCCCAGCTGCTGGCACCATAGGTGGATACGCTGCCATCCAGGATCTCGATCGGGCTTTGCAGAACGAAGCCCGTAAGGCCACCCAAGATAACCCGCGGGGTGCGGGCCAGGCCGGCCCAGTGCAGCAGGTCCATCATCATGCGGCTTTCCTGATAGGCCCAGTAGGCATGGCCCACCTTGTCCAGCTGCTGCCACTCGGCCCCGTCGTTGAACCAGCGCCAGGGCCCCCGGGGTTGATCCGCATACCACACGGTGGCCAGGCCCGCATAGAGCCCGGTAACTCCGGCTGCCGTACCGAGCACAATGGGCCGCAGCCGCCCGCGATTCAGGCTGCTATCCGGCTGCCAAAAGGATGGCTGCGCCTGCAGACAGGGCTGGGCTGCCAGCCAGCAGCCCAGCCAGAGTAATAGCAGGCCGAGGCGCGAAGCGCTACTTCTCATCCCGTGAACTTACCGCTTTTACCCAGCCGCAAGGCATTTGGCTGCCCAAAAAACAATAAACGGACAGGAGACGGCCCCGAT
This genomic stretch from Bacteroidota bacterium harbors:
- a CDS encoding YfiM family protein; this translates as MRSSASRLGLLLLWLGCWLAAQPCLQAQPSFWQPDSSLNRGRLRPIVLGTAAGVTGLYAGLATVWYADQPRGPWRWFNDGAEWQQLDKVGHAYWAYQESRMMMDLLHWAGLARTPRVILGGLTGFVLQSPIEILDGSVSTYGASSWDLVANASGSSLAILNELLWREQRLQPKFSFWPSPYARQNTELLGSGLSQVIKDYNGQTYWISTPISAYFHHKPRWLPAWLSLSAGYGGSGMVGGYGELPRAVIDAREYRRWLLSVDVDWTRIPTRSGLLRTVLYLMNMLKTPAPALGLEKGKIVGYGLYY